One Fictibacillus halophilus genomic window, TCACACTTTTTTATACAAAGAGAAGGGAGGGTTAAAAATGAGTGAGTTCGGAAAGTTTATAGAAATGTCCAGAAACCAAAAAGGCTTGAGCAAATCAGAGCTCGCACGAAGATTAAGTATTACACCTCAATACATGGCAGATATTGAAAAGGGAAGAATGATTCCTTCTGAAGAAAAGATAGAAAAGCTCGTAAAGACATTGGAATTAAATGAAAAAGAAGCATTTAAACTCGCTGACAAACTTCCATTACGTGTGTTAGCAGATGCAAAACAAAATTACTATAAGCATGGTTCCTAAAGTTTTATTTTCATTACGCACTCTTATCTTTATATTTATCACCCTATTATTTTAAATAACGAAAAAACACCGCTAGCGATTTCTGCTTAGCGGTGTTTATGCTATGAACATTAGCTCTCTCTAGGCTTTTGAGGGCTTTGGTTTTATCATTTTTTTAAGCTTAGACCAGCGTAACTCTATAAACGGCTGTGCTAGTGCGATAACTGGCTTGCTTGCTAGAAACAGGGTTACGATAACAGCTAGGAACAGGAGCATAAAGTATGCGCCGTTTTCCTCAATAGATGCAAACAGATCTGTTGTAAACAAGTATTTCAGCACGAAACCATGCAACAGATAGATATATAATGTTCGTTCTCCAAATTCAGTGAAAAACAATCTTCTACGCGGAAGAAGTGCTAAAAAGCTAAAGGTTGCCGCAAACATGACACCGTACATAGCAAGTCGGACAATACCGCCATACCAATCGTTGTATCCTAGAATTTCTGAGTAAGAAGATGACGATAATAGCCACTCTTTTGTACCGTTTGGAAATACGAAATGATAGGTCACGAATAGTACGATTAAGAAGGCTGCAGAGACTGCCTTGGCTCTAGGACGTAAAATCTTTTTGAAGTCTCTCTTTTCAAGCAGATGTCCAAGCAAGAAAACAGGGAAGAAGACAAATGTGCGAAGGAGACTCAAAAATGTACCAATATCATGAATATAGCCCACTGCCACTCCTATACCAATGGCGAGAACGAGCGGATACTTCATTTTCACAAAGACTTTTAAAAGAATGTTCCAGAAAACTAAACTTAGCAAGAACCAAAGCGTCCAGTGTGGTGAAAAGAAGTCTAGCTTAACTTCACTTTTACCGTACAGATCGTAATAGAAAAAGCTGTAGATCAACTGGAATACCAAATAAGGAATCAGAACTTTTTTAAAGATTTTTGGAAGATACCCATCACGCCAAACTCCTTTTGTAAAGAATCCTGCTATTAAGATAAATGCAGGCATATGAAAGGTATATATAAAGTTATAAATCGTGTAAAGCCACTCGTTTTGACTTTTTATCGGGGAAATAAAGTGCCCGAACACGACGAGGAAGATTAAAATAAACTTTGCGTTGTCGAAATAATAATCGCGTTCTTTTGTAGCAGTACTCATCGATATTCCTCCAATAATTATTCACCTTATAAAGTATTCGAATGATTTTCTCATTTTTTTTACTTATTCTCTATAATTCCCAACATTGCAGGTGTTTCTAACCTATAAATAGAAAAAAACGTGTTTCCTATTACAGGAAACACGTTTTCATTAGAAATCGATCTTTATTTTGATAAATCCAGCACTTCTTAATGCTTCATAGATGATGACGATAGCAGGACCAACGATCAATCCGATAAAGCCTAGAAGCTGGAATCCAATATATAAGGATACAAGAGCTGCTAGTGCAGATATGCCAAGACTTGAACCGAGTATTTTAGGTTCAATAATTCTTCGAACGATCGTGATTACTCCGAACATGATCAGAAGTCCGAATGCAAGATGGTCATTGTTGTTGATAAAGAAAGAATAAGCTGCCCATGGAACAAGGAATGATCCTGTTCCGAGGATTGGAAGTATATCAACAATAACAATTAATAGAGCAAGAATAACCGCATACTGAACATCTAAAATCATGAGTCCGATCAAAGCCAATGCGTATGTAACAACACTTAAGATGATCTGAGCACGAAAGAACCCTACTGTTGCTCTAGACAGTTGACTAAAGACTAATTCAACCTTTTCGCGGGCTGCTGTTGTAAACAGGTTAAGAAACTCAGCATACAAACGTGGAAGATCCAGTGAAAATAAGAAAACGGCTACGACATAGATAATAAAGTAGATCAACAATCCTGGTATGGCTGTAATTAGACCCAATATACCAGATGTTAGATTCTTTGCTGTTTCAACGCCATAATCCTTCAAACCTACTAATCCCTCTTCAAGCGTCCTTACAACTTCAGGAGGTAAGCTAGCATAAAAGTTTTCCATTTCATAAAACGTATTCTCTGCTACTTCAAACAGATGAACAGAATAGGATGGAAGAACGGTTATAAACTCGATGACCTGAATAACAAGTGTTGTTGTAAGCCAGTAAGAGAAAATACCAAGTCCTGCAAGATACAAGATAAAAGTAGCAGTGACGGCCAACAATCGTCTGCCTTTAAATAGTCTAATAAACAATTTTACTACTGGTTCTAGCATTATTGCAGTTAGCAATGCGAGAAGGAGAGGTATACTGTAAAAGACAAAGATGACGATTCCGGCAAGCAAAATGAGTAATAAGATTAAGTTTTTTACAGTCATTTTCCAGCCCCGATCTCCGTAATTTTAGCCGGTCAGCAAATTTTTCGTTACTATCCATTATGACCGGAAAAAAAGATGTTAATTCTTCATATATACACAATGATGTTACGATAATGTGAAAATGTCAATCACAGAAACTGAAGTTTTCAAAAATCTTCTTATTTTCTTAATTCCCTCTTTAATGCAAGGATCGCATTCAACTGTCCACCAGCGATTAAGATCATGGCAGATAGATAGAACCACACCATTAATGTTAATATTGCGCCTAAATTTCCGTATATCTGTCCGTAGTCAAAAATAAGAACGTATGAAGAAAATAAATAAGAAAATAGATGCCAGCCTGCAGTTGAAAAAATAGCTCCTGGCCAAACGTTTCTGAACGTTAATCTTACGTTTGGTGCAAAACGATAGAGAGCTGAGAAGATGGAGAGAAGCACAGAGAACCCAATAAGATAACGTGCTGTTTCCCATATGTGCCATACAGGATGGGAGAATCCCGTTCTTTCAAATATGTAAATCCCGATGCTTCTTCCAAAGACCGGCAATAGGAGAGCAGTAATAACTGCGATCACAAGACCGAACGTAAGGAACATACCTAATATAAGTTCTTTTATAAAAGGTCGGCTTTCTTCAACTTGGTAGGCTTGGTTGAAAACACGTATTATGGCGTGCGTCCCTATTGTAGCTAACCAAATCATGATGATTAATGAAACGGATAATACATCTCCTCTATGCTCGTCCAATACAGCCACTAGATTATACTCTAGTAAAGCATATGCTTCTTCTGGTGCAATAGACTGGAAAAGTGATAGTACATAAGAAGAAGAAATAGGCAAAAAGCTGAGTATCGTAAAAATGAGAAAAACAAAAGGAAAAAGAGAAACGAGGAAGTAATAAGCAAGCTGTGCAGAAAGATCAAATACTTTATCTTGAAAGAAACGGTGAAACCACTGTTTCATAAACCAGCGCACGAGGACACCCCCAAAAAAATGGATCTTATCAATCTATCCTGCATTATTCCCTTAATCAAAAAAAAGAACGCTTTTTTTGAAACAAAACGTTCACTCAATCGTATCAGTGATGTGAAGTTACAAGCTAAATGCTGTTAAAACGTGTTACCTGTGTCTTTTTGAGCAACGATGACATCTACAAACAACAATTAAAGGAGAGGTTACTGGTGTAGGTTGAGGCTGAATGAAAGGATAACAGCAGGGATGAATGTCTCGACAAAATAATGGAACGCCACAAAAGTTTACACAGGATTGGCATCTAGGCTTACATCCGCATGAACATGAACGCATAAAAACACCCCCTTTGCTCTTATTATATGTAGAAGTGGATAAGCCTGGCAGGGCATAAAGTGTGCGTAATTACTCAATTTTTTATTTTTTTATTTGTAATTAAACAGATGTTTAACAGGGAGGATTTTTTGAATGGATTTTTTAACACCAGATTTTTGGTCGGCCTTATTGGCGATCGTTGTTATCGACTTAGTATTAGCTGGTGATAACGCAATTGTAATCGGCTTAGCTGCTAGAAACTTGCCGAAAGAAAATCAGAAGAAAGTAATCATCTGGGGAACAGTAGGAGCAATTGTAATCCGTGCAGCTGCAACGCTTGCGGTTGTATGGCTACTACAGATTCCAGGCTTGCTGCTCGCAGGTGGATTAATTCTTGTCGTTATCGCTTATAAGTTGATGATCGAAGAAAAAGATCATGATATTGAAGCTCAGAATAGTGTGTGGGCAGCGATTAGAACAATAATTATTGCCGACGCGGTAATGGGTCTTGATAACGTTCTTGCTGTTGCAGGAGCTGCACATGGTGATTTCTTACTAGT contains:
- the ytvI gene encoding sporulation integral membrane protein YtvI, which codes for MTVKNLILLLILLAGIVIFVFYSIPLLLALLTAIMLEPVVKLFIRLFKGRRLLAVTATFILYLAGLGIFSYWLTTTLVIQVIEFITVLPSYSVHLFEVAENTFYEMENFYASLPPEVVRTLEEGLVGLKDYGVETAKNLTSGILGLITAIPGLLIYFIIYVVAVFLFSLDLPRLYAEFLNLFTTAAREKVELVFSQLSRATVGFFRAQIILSVVTYALALIGLMILDVQYAVILALLIVIVDILPILGTGSFLVPWAAYSFFINNNDHLAFGLLIMFGVITIVRRIIEPKILGSSLGISALAALVSLYIGFQLLGFIGLIVGPAIVIIYEALRSAGFIKIKIDF
- a CDS encoding helix-turn-helix domain-containing protein, with product MSEFGKFIEMSRNQKGLSKSELARRLSITPQYMADIEKGRMIPSEEKIEKLVKTLELNEKEAFKLADKLPLRVLADAKQNYYKHGS
- a CDS encoding YihY/virulence factor BrkB family protein; this encodes MRWFMKQWFHRFFQDKVFDLSAQLAYYFLVSLFPFVFLIFTILSFLPISSSYVLSLFQSIAPEEAYALLEYNLVAVLDEHRGDVLSVSLIIMIWLATIGTHAIIRVFNQAYQVEESRPFIKELILGMFLTFGLVIAVITALLLPVFGRSIGIYIFERTGFSHPVWHIWETARYLIGFSVLLSIFSALYRFAPNVRLTFRNVWPGAIFSTAGWHLFSYLFSSYVLIFDYGQIYGNLGAILTLMVWFYLSAMILIAGGQLNAILALKRELRK
- a CDS encoding acyltransferase family protein; translated protein: MSTATKERDYYFDNAKFILIFLVVFGHFISPIKSQNEWLYTIYNFIYTFHMPAFILIAGFFTKGVWRDGYLPKIFKKVLIPYLVFQLIYSFFYYDLYGKSEVKLDFFSPHWTLWFLLSLVFWNILLKVFVKMKYPLVLAIGIGVAVGYIHDIGTFLSLLRTFVFFPVFLLGHLLEKRDFKKILRPRAKAVSAAFLIVLFVTYHFVFPNGTKEWLLSSSSYSEILGYNDWYGGIVRLAMYGVMFAATFSFLALLPRRRLFFTEFGERTLYIYLLHGFVLKYLFTTDLFASIEENGAYFMLLFLAVIVTLFLASKPVIALAQPFIELRWSKLKKMIKPKPSKA
- a CDS encoding TerC family protein, translating into MDFLTPDFWSALLAIVVIDLVLAGDNAIVIGLAARNLPKENQKKVIIWGTVGAIVIRAAATLAVVWLLQIPGLLLAGGLILVVIAYKLMIEEKDHDIEAQNSVWAAIRTIIIADAVMGLDNVLAVAGAAHGDFLLVVIGLLISVPIVVWGSTLFLKVIDKYPFIITIGAGVLAWTASKMIVGEKFMAPYFENGFVKYGFEVLVVLFVLGLGTLKKRKIAQERASEKVLARKEA